One window of bacterium genomic DNA carries:
- a CDS encoding type II TA system antitoxin MqsA family protein — protein MSTKCYECGKVMNDKKIKHHYVESGLNNVYLEGVSEFTCPSCKTSFVDIPEPTQLHIVMAVALSDKKGLLTGPEIRFMRKEVGMASKGFAAFIGVSPVTMSRWENSEGDSNRDESNDRLIRLAFKVMMYERLKAMLSCLEAMIQKAGVISFHKERMDIDAEAMKYISIGAPSVTSQQPA, from the coding sequence ATGAGCACAAAATGTTATGAATGCGGAAAGGTCATGAACGATAAAAAAATAAAACATCATTATGTTGAGAGTGGGCTCAACAATGTCTATCTCGAAGGTGTTTCTGAGTTCACATGTCCGTCCTGCAAAACCAGCTTTGTGGATATTCCGGAACCGACTCAACTGCACATCGTTATGGCTGTTGCCCTTTCCGACAAAAAGGGGTTGCTCACAGGCCCCGAGATCAGGTTCATGAGAAAAGAAGTCGGGATGGCAAGCAAGGGGTTCGCTGCGTTCATCGGCGTTTCGCCGGTTACAATGTCGCGGTGGGAAAACAGCGAGGGCGATTCAAACAGGGACGAATCAAACGATCGCCTTATTCGCCTGGCCTTCAAAGTCATGATGTACGAGCGGTTAAAAGCGATGTTGTCATGCCTTGAAGCAATGATTCAAAAGGCAGGGGTGATATCCTTCCACAAGGAGAGGATGGATATTGACGCAGAGGCCATGAAGTACATTTCTATTGGAGCGCCTTCTGTGACGTCACAGCAGCCGGCTTGA
- a CDS encoding DUF4258 domain-containing protein, producing the protein MDRDEAKRKLQMLLLRKGSLAPSAHARKRMIERRFTMPDVMRALSGGVMSEGPTKAKHVKGFECVMRTQLDDCRVLEAPIVVDEEHGRIIIKSVVRK; encoded by the coding sequence ATGGACCGGGATGAAGCCAAAAGAAAATTGCAGATGTTGCTGTTGAGAAAGGGCTCTTTGGCTCCTTCGGCGCACGCTAGGAAACGCATGATCGAAAGAAGGTTCACCATGCCCGATGTCATGCGCGCCCTGAGCGGCGGAGTGATGAGCGAAGGCCCGACCAAAGCCAAACACGTAAAAGGCTTCGAGTGCGTCATGCGCACGCAGCTCGATGATTGCAGGGTTCTCGAAGCGCCCATTGTAGTGGACGAAGAACACGGCCGAATCATCATCAAGTCGGTTGTCAGAAAATAG
- a CDS encoding DUF5677 domain-containing protein, whose product MRFLTAEQHQLVVKQLVELGRKLISARRQHSSGFEFTSLMVCFLMHNLSAAEALLRLLNSTTEKWFPATVGYTIVRTMFEIDVTAHYISQQPVERSRRYIKYGRILKKKRMDACLRHCDSRDAQWAEGMKNEWEHHWKEQQNEVNKQYEEVKEAFKKTNSWAGMTIKEMAKAVHHEEAYDIFYAELCSFAHADVKLVDRFLQRESGGLKWSMAADEFDVASVFRYVAIFLSCTIMLFDEQFECGMGGCVDECWNV is encoded by the coding sequence ATGAGATTTCTTACTGCCGAACAACATCAATTGGTCGTTAAGCAGCTTGTAGAGCTAGGGCGAAAGCTTATATCTGCGCGACGGCAACATTCGTCAGGATTTGAGTTCACTTCATTGATGGTATGCTTTCTGATGCATAATCTAAGTGCAGCGGAGGCACTTCTTCGTTTACTGAATTCCACAACCGAGAAATGGTTTCCAGCAACTGTTGGATATACAATCGTTCGGACTATGTTTGAAATAGATGTAACCGCACATTATATTTCGCAGCAGCCTGTTGAACGATCAAGAAGGTATATTAAATACGGGCGAATTTTGAAGAAGAAGCGTATGGATGCATGTCTGAGGCATTGTGATAGTAGAGATGCTCAGTGGGCAGAAGGAATGAAGAATGAATGGGAACATCATTGGAAAGAACAGCAGAATGAAGTGAATAAGCAATATGAGGAAGTAAAAGAAGCCTTTAAGAAGACGAATAGCTGGGCTGGGATGACGATAAAGGAAATGGCTAAGGCTGTGCATCATGAAGAAGCATACGATATCTTTTACGCAGAGCTTTGTTCTTTTGCGCACGCAGATGTTAAGTTGGTAGATCGTTTTCTTCAACGCGAGAGTGGTGGATTAAAATGGTCTATGGCTGCAGATGAATTCGATGTGGCGAGTGTTTTTAGATATGTGGCGATATTCTTATCGTGCACTATAATGCTATTCGATGAGCAATTTGAATGTGGCATGGGTGGATGTGTCGATGAATGTTGGAACGTATAG
- a CDS encoding transposase, with the protein MARVVVPDIPHHIIQRGNRRQRVFFSDEDRACYLALLADNARKNGVSIWAYCLMDNHVHMVAVPESEAALAKAIGDTHRGYTRRINFRENWRGYLWQGRFSSSPLDERHLFAAVRYVERNPVRARLVQHAEDYRWSSARAHVQGQTDICLSGDELGVLGIDDWKAYLMESGDDDFMKRLRKGARTGRPLGSDEFIDRIESLTGRVLRRQKPGPKGRN; encoded by the coding sequence ATGGCTCGAGTCGTTGTACCCGATATTCCTCATCACATCATTCAGCGTGGCAACAGACGGCAGCGTGTGTTCTTCTCTGATGAAGATCGCGCCTGCTATCTTGCGCTGCTGGCCGACAACGCGAGGAAGAATGGGGTGTCTATCTGGGCTTATTGTCTCATGGATAATCATGTTCATATGGTAGCGGTCCCTGAGAGTGAGGCGGCGCTTGCAAAGGCCATCGGCGATACGCACAGGGGTTACACACGACGAATCAATTTTCGCGAGAACTGGCGTGGCTATTTATGGCAGGGCAGATTTTCATCAAGTCCGCTGGATGAGCGACATCTCTTTGCAGCAGTCAGATATGTCGAGCGCAATCCTGTCAGGGCAAGGCTGGTTCAACATGCTGAAGACTACCGGTGGTCAAGCGCCAGGGCCCATGTACAGGGGCAGACTGACATCTGTCTTTCGGGTGATGAGCTGGGTGTCTTGGGTATTGACGACTGGAAGGCATATCTAATGGAGTCAGGTGATGATGATTTCATGAAAAGATTGAGGAAAGGGGCAAGAACAGGGCGGCCACTGGGAAGTGATGAGTTTATCGACAGGATCGAATCGTTAACAGGCAGGGTCCTGAGGCGACAGAAGCCCGGTCCCAAGGGTAGGAATTAA
- a CDS encoding vitamin B12 dependent-methionine synthase activation domain-containing protein → MDAPFLGTKVLKSVGLDEVEALLDKEALFAARWQFRQGAAASAWEDLKSSKVLPIYERTMSLVRSQSAIAPAIVYGYFKCERIGNGLLVKGERRDFKFDFPRERETPNRCVADFFPGGFAAFQLVTIGGKVADIAASMFSKNKYSDVFYLKGLASEFTEASAEYCHRLIRQELGAAESTGKRFSPGYPAFPSLLDQRKIYELLGANRINVSITETCQLVPEHSTSAIVSIDEKAMLFRP, encoded by the coding sequence ATGGACGCCCCGTTTCTCGGCACAAAGGTTTTAAAGAGCGTAGGCCTCGATGAGGTGGAGGCGCTCCTAGACAAGGAAGCGCTCTTCGCGGCGCGCTGGCAGTTCAGACAGGGCGCAGCCGCCTCGGCGTGGGAAGATCTTAAGTCGTCGAAGGTCCTCCCGATATACGAGCGGACCATGTCGCTCGTGAGATCGCAGTCCGCGATAGCGCCCGCGATCGTGTACGGCTATTTCAAATGCGAGCGGATAGGCAACGGGCTGCTTGTGAAGGGAGAGAGACGCGACTTCAAGTTCGACTTTCCCAGGGAGAGGGAGACGCCCAACCGCTGCGTCGCCGATTTCTTCCCAGGCGGTTTCGCGGCGTTCCAGCTGGTGACGATAGGGGGCAAGGTCGCGGATATCGCGGCCTCGATGTTTTCCAAAAACAAATACAGCGACGTGTTCTATTTGAAGGGCCTTGCCTCGGAATTCACCGAGGCCTCGGCGGAATACTGCCACAGGCTGATAAGGCAGGAGCTCGGCGCAGCGGAATCAACGGGCAAGAGGTTCAGCCCCGGCTACCCGGCATTCCCCTCGCTGCTCGATCAACGGAAGATATACGAACTGCTCGGCGCAAATCGCATCAACGTCTCCATCACCGAGACCTGCCAGCTCGTTCCGGAACATTCCACTTCAGCGATCGTGTCGATAGACGAAAAGGCGATGCTCTTCAGGCCCTGA